AGCTCTCTGACCTGAGTGCGGTTCTCTCTCTTGACATTGATGATTGAGTGATATCTGTTCCCACAGCTTGTGACAAGTTTCCGCAGCTCCTTGCTCTCTTTCAGAAACTCAGAAACTGATTTGTTCCCTATCTGATCTTCACCAGTGAACAGCACCATGGTGTACATTGAGGCATCTTCCCCAAAGTTCTCCTGGATCCACTTCACagcgttcctctcctcctctgtgaaCCTCCCCAGCCTGATCACCAACAGGAACACATGGGGTCCTGGAACTGACATGTAGATGCACCTTTCTAGTTCACTTTTCATTTGCTTTACACTCATTGTTGTGTCAAAGAGTCCTGGTGTGTCAATCACATCGATCTTCCTCCCATGCACCTCGCCACTCCCTTTCTTACACATTGCAGTGACAGACTCAGCTTTGGCCTCCACTTTAAACACCTCTGTCCCCAGGATGGTGTTTCCTGTTGCACTCTTCCCCACTCCAGTCTTACCCACCAGAACAATCCTCAGATCAGAGGGCTGCCCTGAATATGTGGAAACAGACAATAAGTGGGGGATGCTTGAGTTGATCATATAAGCAAGCTTCTAGATAAGATAGAGAGGAACATGTGTTCTGTGTGCATGTGAAGCATGTGGATGCGTACCTTGACATTGACCAGTGAAGGTTTGCAGACACAGTGTTACCAGCAATAGAATCATCGGAGTCCTTCCTCTTCCTTGTGCCATCTCGACAGCTACAGCGACCACCAAAATCACAGAAACAGACAATGATGTCATTAGTAAGGTTGCAAAAGTTTTGGTAACTTTTCCCAAACACCCAggtttttccagaaatcccggttgtaAGATTCCCGGGATCAGGAAGGAAATAAATGGAAATCCCAATATCCTACAACCAGgacttctggaaaaccagggaattttgggaaaattactggaattttgcaaccctagtcattACCAACAAAACCAATCCACACTTCTACAGTGACTCatcagtcctctgtagctcagctggtagagcacggcgcttgtaacgccaaggtagtgggttcgatccccgggaccacccatacacaaaaatgtatgcacgcatgactgtaagtcgctttggataaaagcgtctgctaaatggcatattatatattatattatataatgtaTGGCCGCGTTCACAGATGGTTAAACCAATTAGAATTTATTCTTAGCTGATTGATATAACAATCTAAACAATAGGCTTACTCTGCTTCACATcccctgccatcacatggttggagagttatttatccaatagagcccagagagtgttcttcaatggaagcttctctaacatgaAAAATGTACAGTGTCTACACTGAGCAAAAATACAAAACGCAACATGTCAaatgtttgtcccatgtttcatgagctgaaataaaagatcccacatattttccagacgcacaaaaagcttatttctctaaacatttttgcacaaatttgtttacatccctgttagtgagcatttctcctttgccaagataatccatccacccgacaggtgtggcatatcaagaagctgattaaacagcatgatcattacacaggtgcaccttgtgctggggacaataaaaggccaatctaaaatgtgcagttttgtcacacaacacaatgccacagatgtgcaAGTTTTGAGGAGcgtggaattggcatgctgactgcaagaatgtccaccatagctgttgccagataattcatGTTAATTCCTCTACCAcgagccacctccaacgtcattttagagtattttgcagtattaaaaaataaaaaatacaaataatacaacttaattcatgatggtttttatttgattttagttAGTTTTGGAGTGAAAGATAATAGTTTTAGTACAGTTTTAGTTTTAAAAACAggtttattttatttcagcttactaaatagttttttcattattagtttttgtttattttaaccTTGCTATGGAggagggaggtcagtgacctAACATCAAGTGGTTTTAGATGtacagttgaggtcggaagtttacatacacttaagttggagtcataaaactcgttttcaaccactccacaaatgtattgttaacaaactatagttttgtcaagtaggttaggacatctactttccaacaattgtttacagacagattatttcacttataattcactgtatcacaattccagtgggtcagaagtttgcatacactaagttgactgtgcctttaaatagcttggaaaaatcccagaaaatgatgtcatggctttagaagcttctgataggctaattgacatcatttgagtcagtggggtgtacctgtggatgtatttcaaggcctaccttcaaactcattgtctctgcttgacatcatgggaaaatcaaaagaaatcagccaagacctcagaaaagaaattgtagacctccacaagtctggttcatcactgggagcaatttccaaagcgCCTGAAGGTtgacgttcatctgtacaaacaatagtacgcaagttaaacaccatgggacacacagccgtcataccgctcaggaaggagacagcgttctgtctcctagagatgagacgtgctttggtgcgaaaagtgcaaatcaatcccagaacaacagcaaaggaccttgtgaagatgctggaggaaacaggtacaaaagtatctatatccacagtaaaacaagtcctatatcagacataacctgaaaggccgctcagcaggaagaagccactgctcccaaaaccgccataaaaaagccagactacggtttgcaactgcacatggggacaaagattgtactttttggagaaatgtcctctggtctgatgaaacaaaaatagaactgtttggccataacgaccatcgtaatgtttggaggaaaaaagcggtagcttgcaagccgaagaacaccatctcaaccatgaagcatgggggtggcagcatcatgctgtggggtgctttgctgcaggagagactggtgcacttcacaaaatagatggcatcatgaggaaggaaaattatgtggatatattgaagcaacatctcaatacatcagtcaggaagttaaagcttagtgtaaatgggtcttccaaatggacaatgaccccaagcatacttccaaagttgtggcaaaatggcttaaagacaacaaagtcaaggtattggagtggccatcacaaatccccgacctcaatcctatagaaaacatgtgggcagaactgaaaaagcgtgtcgagcaaggaggcctacaaacctgactcagttacaccagctctgtcaggaggaatggttcaaaattcacccagcttattgtgcggaagcttgtggaaggctacccgaaatgtttgacctaggttaaaccatttaaaggcaatgctacaaatactaattgagtgtatgtaaacttctgacccactgggaatgtgatgaaaagaaataaaagctgaaataaataattctctctacttttattctgacatttcacattcttaaaataaagtggtgatcctagctgacctaagacaggaaatgTTTACtataattaaatgtcaggaattgtgaaaaactgagttgaaatatatttggttaaggtgtatgtaaacttccgacttcagctgtatatgCCATTTGGACTGGAAGCTATTGAAAATGTGATCTGTATGTGAATTAATATCCACAGCTGTAATAGgataaatatttctaaaaaatcAAAGATGgggaaatttgaaaaaaattaaAGTATAAAATCAGGGAAGTGGTGAACTGGAATTCTAACAAAAGTAGTATCAATactgatccaagatggcgtaggagtgcagttctgtttttgtcgtgtgtctgtaaatagcctgtaaataccctgtttttttgtatttttcgtgcATATTTCCCCATCCTTCTacaaaaatatactttcctgcaacccgcctcactcaatgtggagcggattctattattgacttacctttttatctagaatctccagttgaaactagctagccagctaactagctacttgctattagccacagttagcggtatttcacccagaacattggattttttttctgcgggattaatttaatcactggacattaatcaccggatattcgccagtctgcacagcgcgttatcgacccagaacatatcagttttctgcggaatcactgaatcactggacctttaactccagTTCATCGCTAcaagctagctgcaacaaaattgacgctgtggtctggctaatcatcctgagctaggcccatctcccggctatctacctctctgtcaaccggacgggaccacctagtgttgacccCGGATCCTacatgactggtctgccgactaaatcgtctgatgtggttactggcgtcgaccacgaagattccatctgctagcccggcctgctagcacacgctagccgtggcctcttactcgctagtcctttagcagcctccgaactatcctattgctgttcaccggaccttatgataactcagctatacagctgatgtctgctggactgttcctttttacgttactacatcctgtttatgtttagcctcagcccaaacatggttagcttattgttgtttcggttatttctaattgtactatttcactgtagatcccccagcccagctaaacatgccttagatagctcctttgtcccaccccccatacatgcggagaccgactcaattgatgcctccagtgatgctatctctttcattgttacccaacacttaggtttacctccactttactcatatccttccatatccttgtctgtacataatgccctgaatcttttctacaacacccggaaatctgccccctttattctatgtacccaacgcactagaagaccagttcttaaagcctttagcagtatccttattctagtcctcctctgttcctctggtgatgtagaggctaacccaggccctgcagccctcagtatcactcctactccccaggcgctatcatttgctgacttctgtaatcgcaaaagtcttggtttcttgcacgtaaatatcagaagtctacttcctagtttgagttattcactgcgttagcacactccgccaaccctgatgttctagcagtgtctgaatcctggctcaggaaggccaccaaagttaggaaccaatatacacaagcagtcaggaaagcaaaggctaactttttcaaacagaaatttgcatcctgtagcactaactccaaaaagttttgggacactgtaaagtccatggagaataagagcacttcctcccagttgcccactgcactgaggtgagaacactatcaccaccgataaatctacaataatcgagaatttcaacaagcattttgctacagctggccatgctttccatctggctaccactaccccggccaccaactctgcaccctccgctgcaacttgcccatacccccgcttctccttcacacaaattcagacagctgatgttttgaaagcgctgcaaaatctggacccctacaaatcagctgggctagacaatctggaccctttctttctaaaactagcttcggggaattgtcgcaacccctattactagtctattcaacctctctttcataatgtctgagatccccagagattggaaagctgccatggtcatcccccctcttcaaagggggtgacactctagatccaaactgctacagacctatatccatcctgccctgcctttcaaaagtatttgaaagccaagttaacaaacagatcaccgaccatttgaataccaccgtaccttctccgcttatgcaatccggtttcgagctggtctgggtgcacttcagccacgctcaaggtcctaaacgctattataaccgcgattgataatagacagtactgtgcagccgtcttcatcgacctggccaaggctttcgactctgtcaaccaccgcattcttattggcagactaaatagccttggtttctcaaatgactgcctcgcctggttcaccaactacttctcagatagagttcagtgtgtcaaatcagagggcctgttgtctggacctatggcagtctctatgggggtgccacagggttcaattcttgggccaacacttttacagtgtatatcaatgatgtcgctcttgctgctggtgactctcagatccacctctcatgacgacaccattttgtatacatctggcccttcattggacactgtgttaacaaacctcccaaaagcgagcttcaatgccatacaacactccttcagtagcctccaactgctctaaaacactagtaaaactaaatgcatgcttttcaatcgaacgctgctggcacccgcccacccgactagaatcaccactctcgacgggtctgacctagaaagtatgtggacaactacaaatacctaggtgtctggttagactgtaaactctccttccagactcacataaagaatctccaatccaaagttaaatctagaatcggcttcctatttcgcaacaaagcctccttcactcatgctgccaaacatgccctacgtaaaactgactatcctaccgatccttgacttcggcgatgtcatttacaaaatagcctccaacactctactcagcaaattggatgtagtctatcacagtgccatccgttttgtctccaaagcccccatacactacccaccactgtgacctgtgcgctcttgttggctggtcctcactacatgttagTCGTCAAAcctactggctccaggccatctataaatcactgctaggcaaatcccgccttatcttagctcattggtcaccatagcagtacccacccgtagtatgcgctccagcaggtatatctcactggtcattccccaaagccaacacctcctttggccgccattccttccagttctctgctgccaatgactggagcaattgcaaaaatctctgaagctggagactcttatctccctcactaactttaagcatcagttgtcagagcaccttaccgatcactgcacctgtacacagcccatctgaaattagcccacccaactacctcatccctatattgttatttattttgctcttttgcaccccagtatctctatttgcacataatctcttgcacatctagcattccagtgttaatactattgtaattatttttgcactatagcctatttattgccttacctccataacttgctacatttgcacacactgtatatatattttctaatgtatttttgactttatgtttttttaccccatatgtaactctgtgttgtttttattgcactaccttgctttatcttggccaggtcgcagttgtaaatgagaacctgttctcaactagcttacctggttaaataaaggtgaaaaaaataaaattaaattttttaattttaaaaagTATGGATGATGGGGGGTCAGTGACTTTACATTATGTGGTTTTACATCTCCATTTCACCTATATATGGAGCAGCCCTTAGTAGTTAGTAACTAATAAAAATATTGGGCCTTCAGCGACTGGAGGCCCTATGCAGTGTGTGTAATCTTCATATTGGGTTAACCCCACCCTCCTGAATGGAAATTGCAAAACATATGTATTTTTTTGCTTACATGCAATCACCTGTATTGCACTTTTATGACGGTCCCTAAACCACCTAAGTGCCAGAAAAAAGCATATTGCCTACTTTCAGGCTCTGTAAAGGGAAGAGCGACTAacggtaaaaaaaaatattaaaaaaataTCACTCTCATCATCCTAGCACCTTCCGTCTGAGAACTATTGATGAACTCCGAATGTCGAAAGTCAAAACAAATGTACTCGGTCATCAACCATGCATAAAGACCTGGCATGAAGGCGTCAATAAACCAGTTGCTATACAGTTATTCAACTATTGTAGAGGGACTGCATTTGAAAAACTAACGGCTGGCTAAAACTGGCACATTTACAGTAATATTGATtcatgtgcactgtccctgtaaaaacgAAAATAAACAAAGTAAAGTAGAGTAGATTGTTGAGGAACGTTTAGCAAATATTACTGCTACGGTATAAAGTTGAATACTCACTTTTACTGCAGTTAAATTATCTGTGAATTGGTGCCTCCTCTTGTGACTATGAGAGCTGAAGCAATGTGCGCACCATACATTATGAGTTTCGTTTCCCTGCATATAAGTTTCGTTTTCCTGTAACTAGTACGTTCTAGCCAATCAGAAAGTGTTTTAGGCCAAAACCCAATCCAGGACAGAGATCAATTATGATCAAGTACTCTCCTTGGCCTTGTGCCAACAACTCATAAAACAACATTTGTCAGATACAGAGAATCTGTATATAGAGTCTGTCAGTGCCATACTTCAGCAACAACACAGTGAAAGCATTTTTATGCATAATTATTGTATCCAACAACAGGTTGTATACTACGAGTTTATTGAGCCTCTACTTATGTTGTGCTGTCTATAAGACAGCAACGTGGGTGGTAGCAAAGCAATGTTAGAGAGTATTAGGAAGGGTGCTCTTTGGATGAAAGGGTCTTGGCAATAATGAAAACTACTGTACTTTCCAAGGCACTGATATCTGATACTTGATATGAGCACAGATTTGTATAGATTTGTATGGGTATATGGCTCGGTTTAGGGCCATAATCTCTCTCCTCCTGCCACACCCTTAGCCTCACACAGTTTTTGGAGTGCTTATATATCATGCTAAGGTCATATCAAGTTAAAAACAATACCCTGCCACATGAAGTTTTTGAGAGTGTGTATAGAAACGCAGGTAGCCTGGTGGTTAGAGAGGTGAGCCGGCAACCAGAGGCCAGGTTGCCAGTTCGAAACCTGGGTCCGATGGGAAAAATCTGtcgggaagtgagctggcaaccagAGGTTTGCAGGTATCAAATTCTAGATgatgttgtgcccttgagcaaggcatttaaccccccacaacaacagctccccCGGCACCCAGTGTGGCAGCCACCCCCGCACCCCCTCTCCAAAACCTGTATGTGTCTTTTTCGGAGGGATTGGGTTAACAGCAGAAGTCACATTTTGATTGGACCTTGTGTGtaattgaccaataaagtgatcttaatcttAATAAAAGACAAGATGTAGTTACACTCTTCATTTTATTTAACCATTCACCAAATATATTAATCAGACCCATTTTGCATAAAGAAAACAGTGATAAAACAGATACAACTTTCTGTGTTATAGAACACATGGAAAATTCAATAAATCTGATTTCTtaaatatgaataaagacttgctaaagtgccaaaaatCTGCCTTTTGACATGTCCCTAGTCATGTTTTTATCACTTCTAAGAAGATTTAACCCACATAACCCAAACATTTCTCCAAATGTTTACCATCactgtaaagccctagttatgttcttgctttgacaaagtcatttctgaagattatagttaatttcatgtgattagtgattcatttacgtctgtccctcattttaaggtcaaccctgttacgtgaactgaactctcgttttaatatggttaTAAATGAttcctttttaaatgtttttttcaaaagaaacattgaacatataATAGTCAAATTATAGTGTAatagcaggtgagctggttctattcATTTGGGCCATTTTCtgatgttttgtggtggaaaactgagcctgttgagcataacacgtcaaccctgttacccatagatagataggctagaaatgttttaacaatttaaatatgtttgtgaagcttgcatttaaTTGCCCTTCCCCATTGCACAAAACAAGCTtctattccccctgtcacaaggggagttatggctgatttaagatgaaaaccTCCAATTAAACCCTGTTACTTTAATGACACGTATTTTGAACTTACTACACTCATTTTTATTTTACCCCTTGAGATgggaaaaacatgttttttatggaGTTGagcatgtgctctttatgacagaatgttaaaatgtgGTTCAATTAATAGTTTTTGTAATGAGTTACACTAACCAAAATGTACTCTATTACGTGGGcgacccccaaaaaaatattacTTACCAAACTAAACATACAGCTTCAGGCTTCAACTAAATTTGGGTTTCATTCCCTTGACTATGCTGTTCCATTTTAAATTGTAAAGTAGCAGAACTCCCTGTGATTGTGAATTGTATATCCCCATTAACACACACTTACTAAACACATACACCCTTAATACATACACCCCTATAAAAACATACACTGCCATTTAATACTTTTTAATACCACTAAATACATAATGCACATACTATATATCCAATAAAATAAATTTGGCCTACACCTGCTTCGttcagaaggtgtagtgaacGTTTAATTAAATAGAGCATTGAGCATtttaactcttgttgttgattgGGTGATTGTGTATAGTGCACACCACTTCAGCAGGAGTTTTGTGCAAGCCAGTCAGGAATAAGAGGCGAGGCCAGACCGGCACATTGATTTTATCCGTATCCGTGAATCCAATGCTTTCTCAGTAGTAATCGACGTTGACGGTCAGGGGAGATGACGCGTCAATATCCATACAATTTCCATCCAATTCCTCAAACAAAAAAGTTTAGATTCGTTTTTGGGCCGGGCGATGGTTAAGTAACCATCCATTTAGCCAATGAGAAAAGAGGGCATTTTATACTTCGCACACTCTACATGCACATGGACCATGGACGAAATGAATCCGTTCTAATTTGGTGCCCACAGATCAGTCTGGCCTCGCTCTCAGTTGCCTCTGGTCCACACCCCGTCATACCCATAAAATAGGAGCAAACGCATCTCAGTTGTAGAAAACATGTAGATCAGTACACTGTCGCAAAACATAGCAAAACATTTAACCAACTGAACGCACCTCTGGTGTTTTAAAGGTCAAGCATCTCCCTTAGTGcagtgtttcttaatcctggtcctggggaaccaaaggggtgcacatttttggtGTACAGTATTGTTTTTGctttacacacctgattcaaatcatcaaag
This window of the Coregonus clupeaformis isolate EN_2021a unplaced genomic scaffold, ASM2061545v1 scaf3494, whole genome shotgun sequence genome carries:
- the LOC123490066 gene encoding GTPase IMAP family member 7-like — translated: MAQGRGRTPMILLLVTLCLQTFTGQCQGQPSDLRIVLVGKTGVGKSATGNTILGTEVFKVEAKAESVTAMCKKGSGEVHGRKIDVIDTPGLFDTTMSVKQMKSELERCIYMSVPGPHVFLLVIRLGRFTEEERNAVKWIQENFGEDASMYTMVLFTGEDQIGNKSVSEFLKESKELRKLVTSCGNRYHSIINVKRENRTQVRELLRKIEQVVEDNGGLYYTNQDYKKAQEKIKEEMWKYCKYASLGGAAVTLAGAFFSSPYW